In Parabacteroides timonensis, the genomic stretch ATGATAGTGGACTTCTTCGATCACATTATCATGGCGCACCTCCATATTCTCCTTAATCACGACATCCGGGCTCATAAACAACACCAAACCTACAATCAGCCCCAGGCCGACCTGTCCGATGATCTTGAATTTACCGTGCATCCCTTCTTTATTCTTACGGAACACCTTAATATAGTCATCGGCAAAACCAAGAGCGCCCAGCCAAACGGTGGTGACCATCATCAGGATCACATAAATATTATTCAGCTTGGCACAAAGTAAAGTCGGGATCAGGATAGCAATGATGATAATGACACCTCCCATTGTCGGTGTACCTTTCTTACTCATCTGTCCTTCCAGTCCGAGGTTACGTACCGTCTCACCGATCTGCAACATCTGCAAACGGTCAATAATACGGCGACCGATAGCTGTCGAGATAAACAAGGAAAGGATCAGTGCCAATCCGGAACGGAATGATACGTATTTAAACATCCCCGCTCCAGGTAAATCCAATTGATCCAGATAATTAAAAAGATAATAAAGCATGTCGTTTTATTGTTGTTGTGTTGCAAATATTTCCCGTAACTTCTCACGGTCGTCAAAATGATGTTTTACGCCTTTCACATCCTGGTAATCTTCATGGCCTTTACCAGCCACAAGGATCACATCGCCTTTCTTAGCCAGCATAGTGGCCGTTTTGATAGCCTGTGTACGGTCGGTAATACAAAGCGTACGTTCCATATCCGAATGACTCAGCCCGGCTACCATATCCTGAATGATCTCGTCCGGTTCTTCAAAACGGGGATTATCGGAAGTCAGGATTACCTGGTCACTCAGTTTCGCCGCCTCTTTCGCCATCAACGGGCGTTTCCCCTTATCGCGGTTTCCGCCGGCACCGACAACGGTAATGATTCGGCCTCTTCCATCGAGCACTTCTTCAATGCCGTTCAGGACATTTGTCAAAGCATCCGGCGTATGGGCATAATCGACAATCGCCGTATAACCGAGCGGAGATTGTATCGTTTCAAAACGGCCGGACACCGAATGCAGCGTGCTCAATACGATCAGCGTCTCTTCCGGATCTTTCCCCAGTGAAACAGCCGCACCGTAAACAGCCAGCAGGTTGTAAGCATTGAAACGTCCCACAAAATGAACAACTACTTCACGACCGTTAATGATCATTTCTGTTCCTTCAAAATGCGACTCCAGGATCTTTCCTTTGAAATCGGCCAAGGTACGGAGTGAATAAGTCAGCTTCTTTGCCGCTGTATTCTGGAGCATGACCAGACCAGATTTATCATCGGCATTGGTCAGTGCAAAAGCATCTGCAGGTAGGTCGTCAAAGAATTTTTTCTTTGCTTTCAGATAGTTCTCTACCGTTTTATGATAATCCAGATGGTCGCGTGTCAGGTTGGTAAAGATACCACCGTCGAACGACAAGCCACTGATACGTTTCTGATCGATTGAATGGGAACTGACTTCCATAAAGGCATATTCGCATCCGGCTTCCACCATCCGGGCCATCAGACTGTGGAGGGTGATCGGATCGGGCGTTGTATGTTCTGTCGGGATCGCTTCACCGTCGATATAATTGCATACGGTGGAGATCAAGCCTACCTTATGTCCCATCTTACGGAACATTTCATACAATAAGGTAGCGATGGTGGTCTTGCCGTTCGTCCCGGTAACGCCCACCAGCGTCAGCTTGTCCGAAGGATTGTCATACCAGGTCGAAACAACCTTACCCAATGCGTCCGCCGAATCTTTCACCCGGATGAAACAAATGTTTCTCCCGGATGAAACTTTAGTTTCTTCCGAAAGGGATGGAATTTCCTCGCAGATGACCGCTACAGCCCCTTTTGCTATGGCACCGTCGATATAGGCATGTCCATCGACCGCCGTACCTCTTACCGCTACGAACAAAAAGCCATCTTCCACCTTGCGGGAATCAGACTGGATGCCTGTAATCTTTACATGATCCGCTCCGACTGTTTCCTGTACATCCAACGTATGAATCAATTTCTTCAGTTCCATATTATTTTAATGTTAATCTTATGGTTTGTCCTTTGGCAATCCGTGTACCTGCTCCCATCGACTGGGCCGAAACCCGTCCCATGCCATCCAGAGCTACACGCAAACCGGCACTCTCGAGTAAATAAACCGCATCTTTGGCTCCCATACCGATCACACTCGGCACTAATCCTTCACGGATCGTCAAATCACGCAGATGGAGTTCTTCGTCTCCTTCTTCACGTTTGGTGACTACCCATTTTGTTTCCAGACTGTCTGTATTCGCATCGATATCCAGTTTTCCCAGTACATTTTCAAGCGCTTCCAAGTTACCGTTCTTCGCCGCCGGCATTAAAACGGCTAATGAGTCGCGCTCCATATCCCGCACATCAAACGACATATGGCTGGCATATACTTTTTCTGCAA encodes the following:
- a CDS encoding UDP-N-acetylmuramoyl-L-alanyl-D-glutamate--2,6-diaminopimelate ligase; translated protein: MELKKLIHTLDVQETVGADHVKITGIQSDSRKVEDGFLFVAVRGTAVDGHAYIDGAIAKGAVAVICEEIPSLSEETKVSSGRNICFIRVKDSADALGKVVSTWYDNPSDKLTLVGVTGTNGKTTIATLLYEMFRKMGHKVGLISTVCNYIDGEAIPTEHTTPDPITLHSLMARMVEAGCEYAFMEVSSHSIDQKRISGLSFDGGIFTNLTRDHLDYHKTVENYLKAKKKFFDDLPADAFALTNADDKSGLVMLQNTAAKKLTYSLRTLADFKGKILESHFEGTEMIINGREVVVHFVGRFNAYNLLAVYGAAVSLGKDPEETLIVLSTLHSVSGRFETIQSPLGYTAIVDYAHTPDALTNVLNGIEEVLDGRGRIITVVGAGGNRDKGKRPLMAKEAAKLSDQVILTSDNPRFEEPDEIIQDMVAGLSHSDMERTLCITDRTQAIKTATMLAKKGDVILVAGKGHEDYQDVKGVKHHFDDREKLREIFATQQQ